TGACAGTGGCCGAGGCGCTCTTTATACTCCTTTGGTGCCTGACGAGAGACTATCTGTGGGACTCGCCGCACGCCCAGGGATGGTCGCGATGGCCACGCTGTCAGAAGTGCAGGAGCCATGACCGAACTAGCCACGTCGCGCAGAACGGGCTTCCACACAGTCTTTCATTTGTTGCAGGCCCGCCGCGCTTCGATTAGCCGGATACTCATCCTCGTACTGGTCATAGCCCTGCTCGGAGGGCTGGCGCTGAGCGCGCCGTGGCTCCTATGGACCTATAACATCCATCAAGCCGGCAAGGCCCTTGCCATCGGGCTACGCTGGCCCACACCTCGGGTTGCAGATAGTCTGCCCCAAGCGCGCGACGTAGATGCGCTCCAGGCTGCGCTGGGACATCTGGCAGCAGCGCGACGCTGGCAACCCGAGCGCGCCTATAGCTATCGCCTGGCCGGCCAGATCTATGCCGCACAGCATGACTGGCTGCGCGCGTCCCAGGAGTATGCGCAGGCACTTGCCCGAGAACCGAAGAACCCGCTCCTGGCCTGGGAGAGCGCACTCGTTTACGAGCAACTCGAACAAACGGTTGCTGCCGCGTCGCGAGAGAATATCCTGCCCGATCTGGCGTCTGCACTGCCAGAAGCGCAAGCCACGCCCATCTCACCTGCTGATTGCTATGGTCAGCAGCCCGGGCGCTGCTTTGTCGGTCTGGAGCGTTGGTCGAAACCCTATGCTGCTTCACCAGATGGACCGGTCGTGACCTATGCTACACTGGTGATGCATGCACCTGGGGGCATCCGCCTCACGCGCCCTATCTACGCAAGCCATCCGGTGCTGTCCTTTGTGATCGGCCTTGACCCCAACGTCCTCGATGGCCAGAGCGATGGTGCAACCTATAGCCTGTGGGTAGAAACCGACACAGGATCGACGCAGGTGTACCGACGCACGCTTGACCAGGCCAGCGCCCGCCAGGGATGGATCCCAGAAATGGTGGACCTAACCTCCTGGGCCGGCCAGACCGTTACACTGGTTCTGCGTCTCGACGGCGGCCCCTCCGGCAATATTCAAGATGACTGGTACGGGTGGGGGAATGTGCTTCTGACGACGAGGGAGGCAGCAGAGTACGCCCTAGCGATACCGGCAGTGAGGCTGTTGCAGGCATGGTCGACGGCTACAACCAATGCGGCCGACTTCGAGGCGCGTGGCGATATTGCACGGGAAACCCAACGCTATTGGGATGCGGTGCGATGGTATCAACGCGCGACGCTGAGCGATCCCGAGTATGGCTCGGCCTGGTACAAGCTTGGGCTGTGCTATGAGCAGCTAGAGGAATGGGAGGCAGCAGATGGGGCCTATGCGCGCGCAACCAAGCTGTTACCTGATAATCGCGATGCCTGGTATGGTCTGGGGCGCACGCGCGAAAAACGCAATGATTGGAACGGCGCACTCAAGGCCTTCCGTCGCGGGCTCGAAGCCAACACAGGCAGCGTTGGGCTGAGCAACCTCTACTATCATATCGGCTACATCCAACACCATCGGCTTGAGCCACCCGATCCCCAGGCAGCCTGGAAGGCTTATGAACAGGCCCTTGCAGCCAACGATTACGCAGCCGAGCACTGGCACAAAGCCCAGAGCCATTATCAGAGAGGAACGCTGCTTGCGGCACGCGAGCGATGGGATGAAGCACTACGCGAGTATCAGGCTGCACTGGCGCTCGATCCTTCGCCATACGGCATCCTTGTCTCGATGGCAGACGTGTTGTGGAAGAGCGATCGAGTCGACGATGCCAAGGGGATGCTCCTTAAGGCAATCCAGCTTGCCCCAGATATCAAAGAGGCTTATAAACACCTTGGTGCCATCTATCGGCAACAGCAGCAGGATCAATTAGCGATCCAGATGTACGAGAAAGCCCTAGAGATTGACCCAAATGACACAGAAATATCAAATATCCTTCAAGATCTCAGAGGAGACCAATGATACTCTAGCAAAAGACAACAGGGGATAACGTGAACAAACGCGTTCCGAAACTTGTACAACAGTCTTTCTTGCTGCTTTCCGTACGGTGGCTGCTTGTAATCCTCAACATCGCCACGAGCGTATTACTCTCGCGTGTATTAGGCCCAGACGGCAAAGGTATCCTGGCGGTTCTGGGCTCGTTTGCTACGATCACATCAATCATCGTCGGATTTGGGCTTCCGACTGCAGCCTTGTATCTTCACAAGCAAGATCGGGCTAGCATCGGCACCCTTATTGGCACATCCATCGTCTTTTGGTTTGTACTGACGACGTTGCTCGGAGCCGGCATTGCGCTGCAGTATGATCGATTTGTCAGCCTGTTCCTACAGGAGCTAACAGACAAATCGCTGCAGCCAGTGTGGCTATGGCTATCGCTCGCGAGCGTCCCTGGGCTCGTGCTTGCATCGATGCTATCGATCCTGCTGGTGGTCGATGGACGAAGCAAGCTCTTCGTCGGCTGGAGTATCGGGAGCCAGCTCATGGGGCTGGTACTGACCTGGCTCTTAGTCATGGTTTTGGATTGGGGCGTTACTGGAGCGCTGATCGCCAGCCTTGCGGTGCAGATCACACCAATCCTTGTTGCACTGTATTGGTTGCTAAGCATCATGCGGCTAAGGCAGCTTGGCGCCTCGTGGCACCTCTTCCGATCGATGCTAGGGATCGGGTTTCAGCAACATCTCGTCACCGTTTTTGCAAATCTTTTCAAGCGAGGAGAAAACTTTCTCATCGCAACACTCCTTAACATAACATCCGTTGGCTACTATGCTATTTCATTTGGATTATACGAGCTTATCATCGATATTCCACGGTCGTTCGTGTGGCCGACAGTAGCAAAGTACGCACAGCAATCCGACGAAGATCGGGCAGAGCTGGCGGCGAAGCACATTCGATTACAAGTAGGGTTTATCATCGCGCCGATTCTCGCTATGATGGTGATCGGCCCTAAGCTGATCCCGCTGACGTACGGCGCCGCATTCGCACCTGCTGTGATGCCGTTCCTGTGTCTGCTGCCTGGGGCAATCTTCAGAACCATCCATCTCGGCGTATCGTCTTATTTTATAGGCACCGGGAGACCAGGCATCATGCTACCCAGCGTCATCGTCGCCGCGGTGGTCAGTTTGGGCCTGGATGTGATCGTCCTACCGGTGTATGGCCTGGTCGGGGCCGCGGTCACGACGGTGCTCGCTGAGGCCTGTATGGCAACATTCAGCCTGGTGCTGTTCAACCGGGCGACCAAGGCGCGCTACCGCGATGTACTGATTCCCAGACACTCGGAGATTATCGAATTAGCTCAGATGTTTATGCAGATCAACAAAATGCAAAAGCAAAAACAGGCCGCCTTATAGAAGGGAGGAAGCCTTTTGAACTTCATTAGGCAACAGGCACGCCAACATCTTAGCCCTGAACAGCGATTGCAGCTCTGGCGGCTTCGGAGTAAGCTACAACATACTGCAACCGCTGCCTGTAGAAGCGTGTTTCGCCTGGTCCCCACCTCACTCGCGATCGCATTCAAGGAGGGAATCGAGATCACCGGCCGGCTGGACTATGCCCATCGAGCGATTTACATGGATATCAGCTCGGCGGTGCAGCAAGACCGGCTGCGAGCCTGCCATAAGGAGCCCGAGACAATCCAATGGCTCGAAACCAACCTGCGACCTGGCGATGTCCTGTATGACATCGGGGCCAATGTCGGGGCCTATTCCTTGGTCGCATATGCGGTGACGAACGGCCATTGCAAAATCTATGCGTTTGAGCCGAGCTTTTCAACATTTGCAGCTCTCAGTCGTAATATCCTGATAAACCGTTGTAGCTCAGCCATCATACCGTTGCAGATCGCACTGTCGGATACGACCGAGCTCATCGATTTTTACTACTCCAGCTTTACCCCGGGAACAGCGCTGCACGAACTCGCAGATGAGCGTGGTGCGCGAGCATCGACCTGTACACTGGCCGGCCAGCAGCGCCTCCTCAGCTACCGGCTCGACGATCTGCTCGAGCAGTTCAAGCTAGAAACGCCTAATCATATCAAACTGGATGTGGACGGTGGTGAGCTTAGCGTACTCAGAGGAGCAGAGCGCACGCTCGCCCAACCGCATCTACGTTCCTTGTTGGTCGAGATCGACGAAACCCAACCGGCTGCCCAACAGCTGATCGCCTATCTCCGATCCAAGGAATTCAGCATTGAGTCGCGGCATGCCCGTCCCGGCCACGTAGCAGTCGCAAACTACATCTTCACGAGGAGACTGTCCGATGCCTAACCATACCGCTTCTCATGCTCGCAAGCGAGAGCTGTTGATCGATGCATTCCTGATCGACGACAACAGTGATTGTTACGTGATCGCTGAGATCGGCCACAATCACCAAGGCGACCTCGAGAAGGCCAAAGAACTCTTTCGGCAGGCGAAGGAGTGCGGCGCGAATGCAGTCAAACTCCAGAAGCGAGATAACCGCAGCCTGTTTACGGCGGCGATGTACAATAAGCCGTATGACCATGAACACAGCTTCGGGAAGACCTATGGCGAGCATCGCGAGTTCCTTGAGTTCGGCATGGATGAGTATCTTGAACTCAAACGCTATGCGGCCGAGATCGGCATCACCTTCTTTGCGACGGCTTTTGATTTTGTCAGTGCGAACTTCCTTGCCGAACTAGACATGCCCGCTTATAAGATCGCGTCAGGCGATCTGAAGAACATCCCTCTGATTAAGCATGTCGCCCAGTTCCAGAAGCCGGTAATCGTCAGTCTCGGTGGCGGCACCATCGAGGATGCGCAGCGTGTCTATGATGCGGTGATGCCGATCAATCCTCGCCTAGCCTTCTTACACTGTACGGCAACCTACCCAACGGTCGCAGAAGAGATAAATCTACGGGTGATTACGACGCTGCGCGAGCGCTTTCCCGAAATCGTGATCGGCCTCTCCGATCATTACAACGGGATCGCTATGGCAGTGGGTGCTTATGTGCTCGGATCGCGAATCATCGAAAAACATTTCACACTGAACCATACGTGGAAGGGGACCGATCACGCCCTCTCCCTAGAGCCGATCGGTATGCGCCGGATGGTTCGCGACCTGCGACGCATCCGCCTCGCTCTCGGCGACGGTGTCAAACGCGTCTATCCTAGCGAGGAGAGCGCGATGTTCAAGATGGGCAAAAGTCTGGTAGCAGCGCGGGATCTGCCTCGTGGTCATCGGCTGACGTGGCAAGACATTGCGATCAAGTCTCCTGCACAAGGACTACCCCCTTTTGAGATCGACCGCATCATTGGCAAAACCTTGCGTCACGCACTTGCTGCCGACGAGCCGATCCTATTTGAAGATATCGGAGAGGTAAGCGAGTGATCGACCAAGAGCTTCAACAGCTGATCAGGCAGATCCGCCTGGTAGCTTTTGACTTTGATGGGGTCTTCACCGATAATACGGTCATTGTCTCAGAGGACGGTATTGAATTCGTACGCTGCTGGCGCGGTGACGGTATTGGGCTCCGTCTATTAGAGCAGCTGGGGCTTGCCTGTGTGATTCTGTCAACCGAAGAAAATCCCGTCGTCCTGACGCGGAGTCGTAAACTGGCGGTCCCGTGTAGATATGGTTGCAAGGATAAACTCGCCACCTTGAAGGAGATCGCAGCCGAGCGTAATATTCCGCTCGAAGCGATTGCCTTCGTAGGTAACGATATCAACGATGCAGGATGCCTGCAGGCCGTTGGACTCCCGATCGTGGTCCAGGATGCCCACCCCGATGTATTGCCGCTGGCACGCTTCCGCACAACAACGCCTGGCGGGTATGGAGCAGTTCGCGAAGTATGCGATCTCTTCAAGAATGTGCTTCAACAAACAGAAGGAAAACGAGATGGCTCGCGATCTGTTTGATGTCGCCGGCAAGGTCGTCGTCATCACCGGCGGCCTAGGACAGCTAGGCCGCCAGTATGCATATGCCTTCGCCACGCGCGGCGCAAGGGTCGCGATCTTTGACAGCCGCGCGGAAGATGCACTACTCCCGAGCGCGCTGCAAGACTACCAGGTCATGCTGGTGCCGGTCGATGTGACACGGCGCTCGTCCATCGCCGATGGCCTTGAGCAGGTGGAGCGCCGCTGGAGCGTGCCGCATGTACTTATCAACAATGCAGCGCTCGACTCTCCCCCGAACGCGCCGGCAGAGGAGAACGGCCCTTTCGAGAGCTATCCCGAAAGCTCTTGGGACCGCGTGCTGGAGGTCAACGTCAAAGGAGTCTTTCTGTGCTGCCAAGTCATCGGCGGTCGCATGGCGGCTGCCAAGCGGGGGTCGATCATCAATATTTGCTCGATCTATGGCCTGGTCTCGCCGGACCAGCGCATCTATGCGTATCGCGCTCGGTCCGGCACCCCATTCTTCAAGCCGGTGGCATACTCTGCCTCAAAGTCCGCGCTCCTCAACCTGACCCGCTACCTTGCTACCTACTGGGCAAAGCAAGGTGTACGCGTCAACACGCTGACTTTAGGAGGGGTCTTTAACCACCAGGATCAGGAGTTCCTGGATGGCTACTGTACGCGTGTGCCACTGGGGCGCATGGCGCGCGAAGACGAATACAACGGGGCAGTAATCTTCCTCGCCTCCGACGCATCGTCATACATGACCGGCTCCAACCTCGTGATCGACGGCGGATGGACCGCATGGTAGGACCAACCCATGACACAGTTCAGGTTTCCCGAAGCGATTCTTAATTGGATCGATGGGCAACAGCTTCCGGCGATCGGCGGCGAGTGGTTCGACAAGCTCAACCCAGCCAATGGCAAACCGCTCTGTCGGGTTG
This is a stretch of genomic DNA from Kallotenue papyrolyticum. It encodes these proteins:
- a CDS encoding tetratricopeptide repeat protein is translated as MTELATSRRTGFHTVFHLLQARRASISRILILVLVIALLGGLALSAPWLLWTYNIHQAGKALAIGLRWPTPRVADSLPQARDVDALQAALGHLAAARRWQPERAYSYRLAGQIYAAQHDWLRASQEYAQALAREPKNPLLAWESALVYEQLEQTVAAASRENILPDLASALPEAQATPISPADCYGQQPGRCFVGLERWSKPYAASPDGPVVTYATLVMHAPGGIRLTRPIYASHPVLSFVIGLDPNVLDGQSDGATYSLWVETDTGSTQVYRRTLDQASARQGWIPEMVDLTSWAGQTVTLVLRLDGGPSGNIQDDWYGWGNVLLTTREAAEYALAIPAVRLLQAWSTATTNAADFEARGDIARETQRYWDAVRWYQRATLSDPEYGSAWYKLGLCYEQLEEWEAADGAYARATKLLPDNRDAWYGLGRTREKRNDWNGALKAFRRGLEANTGSVGLSNLYYHIGYIQHHRLEPPDPQAAWKAYEQALAANDYAAEHWHKAQSHYQRGTLLAARERWDEALREYQAALALDPSPYGILVSMADVLWKSDRVDDAKGMLLKAIQLAPDIKEAYKHLGAIYRQQQQDQLAIQMYEKALEIDPNDTEISNILQDLRGDQ
- a CDS encoding oligosaccharide flippase family protein encodes the protein MNKRVPKLVQQSFLLLSVRWLLVILNIATSVLLSRVLGPDGKGILAVLGSFATITSIIVGFGLPTAALYLHKQDRASIGTLIGTSIVFWFVLTTLLGAGIALQYDRFVSLFLQELTDKSLQPVWLWLSLASVPGLVLASMLSILLVVDGRSKLFVGWSIGSQLMGLVLTWLLVMVLDWGVTGALIASLAVQITPILVALYWLLSIMRLRQLGASWHLFRSMLGIGFQQHLVTVFANLFKRGENFLIATLLNITSVGYYAISFGLYELIIDIPRSFVWPTVAKYAQQSDEDRAELAAKHIRLQVGFIIAPILAMMVIGPKLIPLTYGAAFAPAVMPFLCLLPGAIFRTIHLGVSSYFIGTGRPGIMLPSVIVAAVVSLGLDVIVLPVYGLVGAAVTTVLAEACMATFSLVLFNRATKARYRDVLIPRHSEIIELAQMFMQINKMQKQKQAAL
- a CDS encoding FkbM family methyltransferase is translated as MFRLVPTSLAIAFKEGIEITGRLDYAHRAIYMDISSAVQQDRLRACHKEPETIQWLETNLRPGDVLYDIGANVGAYSLVAYAVTNGHCKIYAFEPSFSTFAALSRNILINRCSSAIIPLQIALSDTTELIDFYYSSFTPGTALHELADERGARASTCTLAGQQRLLSYRLDDLLEQFKLETPNHIKLDVDGGELSVLRGAERTLAQPHLRSLLVEIDETQPAAQQLIAYLRSKEFSIESRHARPGHVAVANYIFTRRLSDA
- a CDS encoding N-acetylneuraminate synthase family protein codes for the protein MPNHTASHARKRELLIDAFLIDDNSDCYVIAEIGHNHQGDLEKAKELFRQAKECGANAVKLQKRDNRSLFTAAMYNKPYDHEHSFGKTYGEHREFLEFGMDEYLELKRYAAEIGITFFATAFDFVSANFLAELDMPAYKIASGDLKNIPLIKHVAQFQKPVIVSLGGGTIEDAQRVYDAVMPINPRLAFLHCTATYPTVAEEINLRVITTLRERFPEIVIGLSDHYNGIAMAVGAYVLGSRIIEKHFTLNHTWKGTDHALSLEPIGMRRMVRDLRRIRLALGDGVKRVYPSEESAMFKMGKSLVAARDLPRGHRLTWQDIAIKSPAQGLPPFEIDRIIGKTLRHALAADEPILFEDIGEVSE
- a CDS encoding KdsC family phosphatase, with the translated sequence MIDQELQQLIRQIRLVAFDFDGVFTDNTVIVSEDGIEFVRCWRGDGIGLRLLEQLGLACVILSTEENPVVLTRSRKLAVPCRYGCKDKLATLKEIAAERNIPLEAIAFVGNDINDAGCLQAVGLPIVVQDAHPDVLPLARFRTTTPGGYGAVREVCDLFKNVLQQTEGKRDGSRSV
- a CDS encoding SDR family oxidoreductase, whose protein sequence is MARDLFDVAGKVVVITGGLGQLGRQYAYAFATRGARVAIFDSRAEDALLPSALQDYQVMLVPVDVTRRSSIADGLEQVERRWSVPHVLINNAALDSPPNAPAEENGPFESYPESSWDRVLEVNVKGVFLCCQVIGGRMAAAKRGSIINICSIYGLVSPDQRIYAYRARSGTPFFKPVAYSASKSALLNLTRYLATYWAKQGVRVNTLTLGGVFNHQDQEFLDGYCTRVPLGRMAREDEYNGAVIFLASDASSYMTGSNLVIDGGWTAW